Proteins from a genomic interval of Gordonia sp. SL306:
- a CDS encoding aldehyde dehydrogenase family protein, translating into MTVDYILDELRSRPGHGDTIPIINPVTEEPIVEFVDGGATAVDEAVARARKSFESGSWSELPGSERAKIMWRIADRIDERADELAALDSLNTGMNYDQARSIMGTSAEIFRYYGGWCTKLNGIAHDVQQTGGITGAYSNMHAYTLKEPYGVVGLIFPWNGPMFNAAAKLGPALAAGCSMIAKPAEETPLSAILLEQILAEAGVPDGVVNMVTGYGHTAGKALTEHPDVEKVAFTGSTEVGKQIVAASAGNLKRVMLELGGKSPVLIYDDADLETAVTMAAMGIFIHSGQGCICGSRIFVQRNVYEQVLEGISMVANGVRLGGPDEEDSLIGPLISEKQLNRVMGFVDDGKRNGVEVVTGGERLDRRGYFVHPTVVTDVHPSMALYQQEIFGPVVAVLPFDDDEEVVALANDSDYGLAATAWTKDIARGHRLAKRLQAGTVTLNCQMVFDHSMPFGGYKQSGWGHEWGRDGVESYLQTKTVYTQL; encoded by the coding sequence ATGACTGTGGACTACATCCTGGACGAGCTGCGTAGCCGGCCGGGTCACGGCGACACCATCCCGATCATCAATCCCGTCACCGAGGAGCCGATCGTCGAGTTCGTCGACGGCGGAGCAACAGCGGTGGACGAAGCGGTCGCCCGCGCCCGGAAGTCGTTCGAATCCGGCTCGTGGAGTGAACTTCCCGGCAGCGAGCGGGCAAAGATCATGTGGCGGATCGCCGACCGCATCGATGAGCGAGCCGACGAGCTCGCGGCGCTGGATTCACTGAATACCGGCATGAACTACGACCAGGCCAGGTCGATCATGGGCACCAGCGCGGAGATCTTCCGCTACTACGGGGGCTGGTGCACCAAGCTCAACGGGATCGCCCACGACGTGCAGCAGACCGGTGGGATCACAGGTGCGTACTCGAACATGCACGCGTACACGCTCAAAGAGCCATACGGCGTGGTCGGCCTGATCTTTCCGTGGAACGGGCCGATGTTCAACGCCGCCGCCAAGCTGGGGCCTGCATTGGCCGCCGGCTGCAGCATGATCGCGAAGCCTGCCGAGGAGACACCGCTGTCGGCGATCCTGCTGGAGCAGATTCTCGCCGAAGCAGGTGTGCCCGATGGCGTGGTGAACATGGTGACCGGTTACGGCCACACGGCGGGCAAGGCACTGACCGAGCATCCAGACGTGGAGAAGGTCGCGTTCACCGGTTCCACGGAGGTGGGCAAGCAGATCGTCGCGGCGTCCGCCGGGAACCTCAAGCGGGTCATGCTCGAGCTCGGTGGCAAGTCGCCTGTTCTCATCTATGATGACGCCGATCTGGAGACCGCGGTCACCATGGCCGCAATGGGCATCTTCATCCACTCCGGTCAGGGATGCATCTGCGGCTCGCGCATCTTTGTGCAGCGGAACGTGTATGAGCAAGTTCTCGAGGGTATCTCGATGGTCGCCAACGGCGTCAGGCTCGGCGGTCCAGACGAGGAGGACAGCCTCATCGGACCACTCATCAGCGAGAAACAGCTGAACCGGGTGATGGGATTCGTCGACGACGGCAAGCGCAACGGCGTCGAGGTCGTCACCGGCGGTGAACGCCTCGACCGCCGGGGCTACTTCGTTCATCCCACCGTTGTGACCGACGTACACCCCTCGATGGCGCTGTACCAGCAAGAGATCTTCGGTCCGGTCGTGGCAGTCCTGCCCTTCGACGACGACGAGGAGGTCGTCGCCCTCGCGAACGATTCCGACTACGGGCTTGCTGCGACGGCATGGACCAAGGACATCGCGCGCGGTCATCGTCTGGCGAAACGGCTCCAGGCCGGCACCGTGACCCTCAACTGCCAGATGGTGTTCGACCATTCGATGCCATTCGGCGGCTACAAGCAATCGGGTTGGGGCCATGAGTGGGGTCGAGATGGCGTCGAGAGCTATCTACAGACCAAGACCGTGTACACGCAACTGTGA